In Streptomyces sp. NBC_01231, the sequence TGATTCCGGTGATGTCGAAGTCCTTCGGGGTGAACACCGCGGCCACTCCGGCTGCCCGCAGTTGTTCGGCGTCACCATTCGGGATGATGCCACCGGCGATCACCGGAATGTCTGTGGCACCGGCCACACGCAGCCGTTCGAGCACGTCCGGGACCAGCTGGGCGTGCGAGCCGGAGAGGATCGACAGGCCCACCGCGTGCACGTCCTCGGCGAGGGCCGCGTCCACGATCTGCTCCGGCGTGAGGCGTATGCCCTGGTAGACCACCTCGAAGCCGGCGTCGCGGGCCCGCACGGCGATCTGCTCGGCCCCGTTGGAGTGCCCGTCCAGGCCGGGTTTGCCGACCAGGAAGCGCAGCTTGCCGACGCCCAGGTCCTTGGCCGTCGCGTCCACCTTTCGGCGCACCTCGGACAGGGCCGAGCCCTCTTCCGCGGGAACCGCCACGGGCGCCGACGAGACACCGGTCGGTGCCCGGAACTCGCCGAACACCTCCCGCAGCGCCCCGGTCCACTCACCGGTCGTGACGCCCGCGCGGGCGCACTCCAGGGTGGCCTCCATGAGGTTGTCGGTGCCCTTGGCGGCCTCCTTCAGCTTCTCCAGCGCCTTGCAGGGGCGCGGGTGGTTGAAGGGCGGCTGGTAGCGGGTGTCGCGCCAGTTCTGGAGCGAGGCGATGACCCGGGCCTCGACGGCCGGATCGACCGTCTGGATGGCCGTGTCGAGGTCGGCGGTCAGCGGATTGGGTTCGGTCGTCTCGAAGATGTTGACACCGATGATCTTCTCCTGGCCCGACTCGATACGGCCCCGGCGCTCGGCGTGCGAGGAGACCAGCTGCGACTTGAGGTAGCCGGACTCCACGGCGGCCATCGCGCCGCCCATCTCCTGGATCCGCTCGATCTCCGTGAGCGACTCCTCGACCAGCTCGCCCACCTTGCCCTCGATGACCTTCGAGCCCTCGAAGATGTCGTCGTACTCCAGCAGATCGCTCTCGTGGGCGAGCACCTGCTGGATGCGCAGCGACCAC encodes:
- a CDS encoding protein meaA codes for the protein MTERQKDRPWLMRTYAGHSTAEASNELYRRNLAKGQTGLSVAFDLPTQTGYDSDHILARGEVGRVGVPIAHVGDMRRLFQDIPLEQMNTSMTINATAMWLLALYQVVAEEHGADVTKLQGTTQNDIVKEYLSRGTHVFPPGPSLRLTTDMIAYTVSHLPKWNPINICSYHLQEAGATPVQEIAYAMSTAIAVLDAVRDGGQVPQERMGDVVGRISFFVNAGVRFVEEMCKMRAFGRIWDKITRERYGIEDPKHRRFRYGVQVNSLGLTEAQPENNVQRIVLEMLAVTLSKDARARAVQLPAWNEALGLPRPWDQQWSLRIQQVLAHESDLLEYDDIFEGSKVIEGKVGELVEESLTEIERIQEMGGAMAAVESGYLKSQLVSSHAERRGRIESGQEKIIGVNIFETTEPNPLTADLDTAIQTVDPAVEARVIASLQNWRDTRYQPPFNHPRPCKALEKLKEAAKGTDNLMEATLECARAGVTTGEWTGALREVFGEFRAPTGVSSAPVAVPAEEGSALSEVRRKVDATAKDLGVGKLRFLVGKPGLDGHSNGAEQIAVRARDAGFEVVYQGIRLTPEQIVDAALAEDVHAVGLSILSGSHAQLVPDVLERLRVAGATDIPVIAGGIIPNGDAEQLRAAGVAAVFTPKDFDITGIIGRIVDEIRKANKLDPLEVPA